The Falco peregrinus isolate bFalPer1 chromosome 9, bFalPer1.pri, whole genome shotgun sequence genome includes a window with the following:
- the LYVE1 gene encoding lymphatic vessel endothelial hyaluronic acid receptor 1, producing MATYFGVTSAVFFIWAMTFMAQNYFIAGSILPPCRIAGVGIYLEEKVNLSEASNACNQLNLQLASKTQVEKALKHGFETCSYGWVKDGFAVIPRITSNRKCGQGKVGLVLWYAESSKTFMIYCFNSSDVQINSCKPDPTTTILPSSSAPTDLTAYSGSDLTENITAVPHETESEQSLKNIKFRVICITETILPTEGTTTEMPEGYLPTDSPNYSSSVAFKNDAIVFGGIPTALLVLAVIFFIISVVLAVCYIKKYKKTFPFSNKNQQKEMVETTALKEAKSNDKITEKETKNNGKNVEESKTKPEAVVKCLEAEV from the exons ATGGCAACTTATTTTGGAGTTACCTCAGCAGTTTTTTTCATCTGGGCTATGACATTCATGGCTCAAAATTACTTTATAGCAG GTTCCATTCTTCCACCTTGCAGGATCGCAGGTGTAGGAATTTATCTTGAGGAGAAAGTGAATCTCTCAGAAGCAAGTAATGCATGTAATCAACTGAATCTACAATTGGCAAGTAAAACCCAAGTTGAAAAGGCTTTGAAACATGGCTTTGAAACATGCAG CTATGGATGGGTGAAAGACGGATTTGCTGTCATTCCTCGGATAACATCCAACAGGAAGTGTGGTCAGGGCAAGGTTGGACTAGTGCTATGGTATGCTGAATCCTCCAAAACATTTATGATTTACTGCTTCAATTCCTCAG atGTTCAGATTAATTCATGTAAACCAGATCCAACTACAACCATACTACCTTCATCAAGTGCACCAACGGACTTAACTGCATATTCAGGCTCTGATTTGACTGAGAACATCACAGCAGTGCCCCATGAGACCGAATCAGAACAATccctgaaaaatataaaatttcgCGTAATATGTATAACTGAAACTATATTACCAACAGAGGGGACTACTACAGAAATGCCAGAGGGATACTTGCCAACTGACTCTCCTAACTACTCTTCCAGTGTTGCCTTTAAGAATGATGCCATTGTCTTTGGAG GTATCCCCACTGCACTTCTTGTATTGGCAGTCATCTTCTTCATTATTTCAGTTGTTCTTGCAGTCTGCTATATCAAAAa GTACAAGAAAACTTTCCCATTTTCAAACAAGaatcaacaaaaagaaatggttGAAACTACTGCTCTCAAAGAGGCTAAGTCAAATGACAAAATAActgagaaggaaacaaagaataATGGGAAAAATGTAGAAGAGTCTAAAACCAAGCCTGAGGCCGTGGTAAAATGTCTGGAAGCAGAAGTGTAA